The Leucobacter sp. UCMA 4100 genome window below encodes:
- a CDS encoding NCS2 family permease produces the protein MTQPNVATPDSNTPGGLKGRIDRYFEISARGSSFGSEVRGGLVTFVTMAYIVVLNPIILSGKPDVAGNELAFDQVGAVTALTAGVMTILFGVVSRLPFGFAAGLGINAFLAFSVVGQVTWPEAMAIVMINGALIVLLAVTGLRRMIFNAVPVELKLAITVGIGLFIAFIGFVNSGFVTSTTQNSPPVGLGIGGSVATIPTLLFVITLLITGVLVARKVKGGLLIGLLTGTVLAVIVEAIWHLGSAQENPGGWGLTIPSLSGSPFSVPDLSLIGAVSFDFGKVGVITVIMLVFTLLFTNFFDAMGTFTGLSREAGLADEKGNFPRLKSALVVEGVGAVAGGFTSSSSNTVFVESGAGIGEGARTGFANIITGLMFIAAMFLTPLTGIVPTEVAAAALVIVGALMMAQIKHIDFSDFAVLLPVFLTITVMPMTYSIANGIGAGFVSWVFVQVLAGKAKKVHWLLWIVALGFVVFFARGPIESLLS, from the coding sequence GTGACGCAGCCAAACGTTGCAACACCAGACAGTAATACCCCTGGGGGGCTTAAGGGTCGAATCGACCGGTATTTTGAAATTTCTGCACGCGGATCAAGCTTCGGCTCTGAGGTTCGCGGCGGCCTTGTCACCTTCGTGACCATGGCCTACATCGTTGTCCTGAACCCGATTATTCTCTCGGGCAAGCCTGACGTGGCTGGTAACGAACTTGCCTTTGATCAGGTTGGCGCGGTCACCGCTCTGACCGCTGGCGTTATGACCATTCTCTTCGGCGTTGTCAGCCGCCTGCCCTTCGGCTTTGCCGCGGGTCTCGGCATCAACGCCTTCCTCGCATTCTCGGTCGTGGGGCAGGTGACCTGGCCTGAGGCCATGGCCATCGTCATGATCAACGGTGCGCTTATTGTGCTGCTCGCCGTCACTGGCCTTCGTCGCATGATCTTTAACGCGGTGCCCGTCGAGCTGAAACTCGCGATCACCGTTGGTATCGGCCTCTTCATCGCCTTCATCGGCTTCGTGAACTCGGGCTTTGTCACCTCAACCACCCAGAACTCGCCTCCCGTCGGGCTCGGCATCGGTGGTTCGGTCGCGACCATTCCGACCCTGCTCTTCGTCATTACGCTGCTCATTACGGGCGTGCTCGTTGCACGCAAGGTCAAGGGCGGCCTGCTCATCGGCCTGCTCACCGGAACCGTGCTCGCCGTGATCGTCGAGGCCATCTGGCACCTCGGCTCGGCACAGGAGAACCCCGGCGGCTGGGGGCTCACGATTCCTTCGCTCTCAGGATCACCGTTCAGTGTTCCTGACCTGAGCCTCATCGGCGCCGTCAGCTTTGACTTCGGCAAGGTTGGGGTGATCACGGTCATCATGCTCGTCTTCACCCTGCTCTTCACGAACTTCTTCGACGCCATGGGCACCTTCACAGGCCTCTCACGCGAGGCTGGTCTCGCCGATGAAAAGGGCAACTTCCCGCGCCTCAAGTCGGCCCTCGTGGTCGAGGGTGTTGGCGCTGTGGCCGGTGGTTTCACCTCGTCGTCGTCAAACACGGTCTTCGTTGAATCGGGCGCAGGTATCGGCGAGGGTGCACGCACCGGCTTCGCCAACATCATCACGGGCCTCATGTTCATCGCCGCGATGTTCCTGACCCCGCTCACCGGCATCGTTCCCACCGAGGTCGCGGCCGCGGCGCTCGTGATCGTTGGTGCGCTCATGATGGCACAGATCAAGCACATCGACTTCAGTGACTTTGCCGTGCTCCTGCCGGTCTTCCTCACGATTACCGTCATGCCGATGACGTACTCGATCGCCAACGGCATCGGTGCGGGCTTCGTCTCGTGGGTCTTCGTGCAGGTGCTCGCGGGCAAGGCCAAGAAGGTTCACTGGCTGCTGTGGATCGTCGCGCTCGGCTTCGTCGTCTTCTTTGCGCGCGGCCCAATCGAGTCGCTGCTGAGCTAA
- a CDS encoding LemA family protein: MDTSLVLLIVLGLVVVLGLYVAATYNSLVKLRNRVEEAWSDITVQLKRRADLIPGLVETVKGYASHEKEVFEQVTRARAETVSAQGPVEAAAAENHMQQALKSIFAVAEAYPQLQASQNFLELQSQLVDTENKIQAARRFYNGGVRELNIKIQTFPNNLFARMMGFTEREFFEVENVAAISEPPRIEF, from the coding sequence ATGGACACCTCATTGGTACTGCTCATTGTTCTTGGGCTTGTCGTCGTGCTGGGGCTGTACGTTGCTGCAACGTACAACTCCCTCGTCAAGCTGCGCAACCGCGTCGAAGAGGCGTGGAGCGACATTACGGTGCAACTGAAGCGCCGAGCCGACCTGATTCCCGGCCTCGTTGAGACGGTGAAGGGTTACGCCTCGCACGAGAAAGAGGTGTTTGAGCAGGTTACGAGAGCCAGGGCAGAAACCGTCTCGGCTCAGGGACCGGTCGAGGCCGCCGCGGCCGAGAACCACATGCAGCAGGCGCTGAAGTCGATCTTTGCGGTTGCCGAGGCATACCCGCAGCTGCAGGCGAGCCAGAACTTTCTCGAGCTGCAGAGCCAACTCGTTGACACTGAAAACAAGATTCAGGCTGCGCGCCGCTTCTACAACGGCGGCGTGCGCGAGCTGAACATCAAGATTCAGACCTTCCCGAACAACCTCTTCGCCCGCATGATGGGCTTCACCGAGCGTGAGTTCTTTGAGGTTGAGAACGTGGCGGCCATCTCGGAGCCGCCGCGCATCGAATTCTAG
- a CDS encoding aspartate ammonia-lyase, translating to MQTRTETDSLGSVEIPADAYWGVHTARAHENFPITLRPISVYPAFIRAFACVKQAAARANLEIGVLDAHRSNLIDQACEEIKNGALIDEFVVGVIQGGAGTSSNMNVNEVVTNRALELGGWAKGDYSQIHPNDHTNKGQSTNDTYPTAIKIALDFSIRALLEEISLLSDSFEMKSKEFAHIVKVGRTQMQDAIPMTLGQEFNAFAVTLREDIERISEAVQLLHEVNIGATAIGTGLNADPGYRDAVIRHLRDITGVELTNDGDLIESTSDTGVFITFSGALKRTAMKLSKISNDLRLLSSGPQAGFGEINLPARQAGSSIMPGKVNPVIPEAVTQVAYSVAGADVTVTMAVEAGQLQLNAFEPVIAHSLFQSITWLERACRTFRVNCVDGITANEDRIDDMMARSVTVITALAPVLGYTESAKLAKEALATNGNIRDLVLAKGLLDEAQLDRLLEPGHLTGAAGFDKK from the coding sequence ATGCAAACACGCACCGAGACCGACTCGCTCGGTAGCGTGGAAATTCCGGCAGACGCATATTGGGGTGTGCACACCGCTCGTGCGCACGAGAACTTTCCGATCACGCTTCGCCCGATTTCGGTGTACCCAGCCTTCATTCGCGCCTTCGCCTGCGTGAAGCAGGCAGCGGCCCGCGCCAATCTCGAGATCGGCGTGCTCGACGCACACCGTTCGAACCTCATTGACCAGGCCTGCGAAGAGATCAAGAACGGCGCACTCATTGATGAGTTCGTCGTTGGCGTGATTCAGGGTGGTGCTGGCACCTCGTCAAACATGAACGTGAACGAGGTCGTCACGAACCGTGCACTCGAGCTCGGCGGCTGGGCGAAGGGCGACTACTCGCAGATTCACCCGAACGACCACACGAACAAGGGCCAGTCGACCAACGACACCTACCCCACCGCAATCAAGATTGCCCTCGACTTCTCGATTCGCGCCCTGCTCGAAGAGATCTCACTGCTCTCAGACTCGTTCGAAATGAAGTCGAAAGAGTTCGCTCACATCGTCAAGGTCGGTCGCACGCAGATGCAAGACGCGATTCCCATGACCCTCGGCCAGGAGTTCAACGCTTTCGCCGTTACGCTGCGCGAAGACATTGAGCGCATCAGCGAAGCCGTGCAGCTGCTCCACGAAGTCAACATCGGTGCAACCGCGATCGGTACGGGCCTGAACGCAGACCCCGGGTACCGCGACGCCGTGATCCGCCACCTGCGCGACATCACGGGCGTTGAGCTCACGAACGATGGCGACCTCATTGAGTCGACCTCTGACACCGGCGTCTTCATCACCTTCTCGGGCGCGCTCAAGCGCACCGCGATGAAGCTCTCGAAGATCTCAAACGACCTGCGCCTGCTCTCATCGGGGCCCCAGGCTGGCTTCGGTGAGATTAACCTGCCGGCACGCCAAGCAGGCTCATCGATCATGCCAGGCAAGGTCAACCCGGTTATTCCTGAGGCCGTGACCCAGGTCGCATACTCAGTCGCCGGCGCCGACGTCACCGTCACGATGGCGGTCGAAGCGGGCCAGCTGCAGCTCAACGCTTTCGAGCCCGTCATCGCACACTCACTCTTCCAGTCGATCACCTGGCTTGAGCGTGCTTGCCGTACCTTCCGCGTGAACTGCGTCGACGGCATCACCGCGAACGAAGACCGCATCGACGACATGATGGCCCGCTCGGTCACCGTGATCACGGCTCTCGCTCCTGTGCTCGGCTACACCGAGTCGGCGAAACTCGCGAAAGAGGCACTCGCAACGAACGGCAACATTCGCGACCTCGTGCTCGCGAAGGGCCTGCTCGACGAGGCACAGCTCGACCGCCTGCTTGAGCCGGGTCACCTGACCGGTGCTGCTGGCTTCGACAAGAAGTAG
- a CDS encoding purine-cytosine permease family protein, which yields MSEQKTVGADDFALERVPIAKRQHWVKVAVQRFGQLSALSQFLLGAALGFGMTFGDAMLAILFGTIILEVVAVMTGILGQREGLSTSVLARWTGFGKYGSALISLVISLSLIGWFGIQSGVAADGLASFVPGVPPWVWAMVIGLGVTVIVIYGFESMAWTAYITIPAFLGLAGWSVWVELQKHKFGDLITQPAPGPELTIAAGATLVAGGFIVGMVITPDMTRFNRSAGDVVKQTVVSVTVGEIGVALVGVLLAHALKTNDIISIVTSTSGFIGSIIIVAGTIKMNDWNLYGASLGVVNFVDCVFGKSLNRGKATLLIGLAGSLLAAAGILGYFTSFLVILGVAFPPIAGIMVAEYYIVKTWRKQLSESAPNLPETQPGWVPATLIVWVASAVLGAIIPFGIASLNSLMLSILLYVIAGKLGLVRGTRELATQEV from the coding sequence ATGTCAGAACAAAAAACCGTTGGTGCGGATGATTTCGCACTTGAACGGGTTCCTATCGCAAAACGACAACACTGGGTCAAAGTGGCGGTGCAGCGCTTCGGGCAGCTCTCGGCGCTCTCGCAGTTCCTTCTCGGGGCAGCACTTGGCTTTGGCATGACATTCGGCGACGCGATGCTTGCCATTCTTTTCGGCACGATCATACTTGAAGTCGTCGCAGTAATGACCGGCATCCTCGGGCAGCGTGAAGGGCTTTCGACATCAGTCCTTGCTCGCTGGACCGGGTTTGGTAAGTATGGTTCTGCGCTCATTTCGCTTGTGATCTCACTCAGCCTCATTGGATGGTTTGGTATTCAGAGCGGTGTAGCTGCAGACGGGCTTGCCTCATTCGTTCCAGGAGTTCCGCCTTGGGTCTGGGCCATGGTGATTGGCCTCGGGGTGACCGTCATTGTGATCTACGGGTTCGAATCGATGGCATGGACGGCGTACATCACGATTCCAGCGTTTCTTGGTCTTGCGGGGTGGTCAGTCTGGGTTGAACTCCAAAAACATAAGTTTGGAGACCTGATCACCCAGCCAGCTCCGGGGCCTGAGCTGACCATTGCTGCGGGAGCGACGCTTGTTGCCGGTGGATTCATCGTTGGCATGGTGATCACCCCAGATATGACTCGCTTCAACCGCAGTGCCGGTGACGTCGTTAAACAGACCGTTGTCAGCGTTACCGTTGGCGAAATTGGTGTTGCACTCGTCGGTGTCTTGCTTGCGCATGCGCTCAAAACAAACGATATTATCTCGATCGTCACCTCCACGAGCGGCTTCATCGGGAGCATCATTATTGTTGCGGGCACGATAAAGATGAACGACTGGAACCTCTACGGAGCCTCGCTAGGGGTCGTCAATTTCGTCGATTGTGTGTTCGGGAAGAGCCTGAACCGAGGAAAAGCGACACTGCTCATTGGGCTTGCCGGCTCATTACTCGCCGCAGCAGGAATTCTCGGTTACTTCACTTCGTTCCTTGTCATTCTCGGGGTCGCGTTTCCGCCTATCGCAGGAATTATGGTCGCTGAGTATTACATCGTGAAGACATGGCGAAAGCAACTGAGTGAGTCCGCGCCAAACCTGCCAGAAACTCAGCCTGGTTGGGTTCCAGCAACACTTATTGTTTGGGTTGCCTCTGCGGTACTCGGCGCGATTATTCCCTTTGGGATCGCCTCGTTGAACTCACTCATGCTCTCGATTCTGCTTTACGTGATCGCAGGAAAACTTGGACTCGTTCGCGGCACTCGCGAACTCGCTACACAGGAGGTTTAA
- a CDS encoding fumarylacetoacetate hydrolase family protein, producing MKLAHIHTGSDDFFELAVVVGERFAPMSALDMPYKDLQQLIEAGPEARTEVERAAAALAPDAWSQVTEAKLAPAVMRPPITLAVGLNYDEHASELSLDNDAGPVLFTLFPNSLAAHDGDVVINPDISVEIDYEAELGVIIGKPARDVTPEEALDYVFGYTAINDITARDIQFREPQWSRCKSFDGFTPVGPFVVTTDEIPDPQTLAITCDVDDLRVQDSTTEFMIRTVAQLISTISEGATLMPGTLISTGSPGGAGRSRKPPLYLKPGMDVTVTIEKIGALTSHIVE from the coding sequence ATGAAACTTGCACATATTCACACTGGTTCAGACGATTTCTTCGAGCTTGCCGTCGTAGTGGGTGAACGATTCGCCCCGATGTCGGCGTTGGATATGCCTTACAAAGATCTGCAGCAACTCATCGAAGCTGGCCCCGAAGCGCGCACTGAGGTTGAACGCGCCGCAGCAGCGCTCGCTCCTGATGCTTGGTCGCAGGTAACCGAGGCTAAGCTCGCCCCCGCCGTCATGCGCCCACCCATCACTCTCGCGGTCGGCCTCAACTACGATGAGCACGCGAGTGAGCTCAGCCTCGATAACGATGCTGGCCCCGTTCTCTTCACCCTCTTCCCAAACTCGCTCGCCGCACACGATGGCGACGTGGTGATCAACCCCGACATCAGCGTCGAGATTGACTACGAGGCCGAGCTCGGTGTGATCATCGGCAAGCCTGCCCGCGACGTAACCCCCGAAGAGGCCCTCGACTACGTCTTCGGCTACACCGCCATCAATGACATCACCGCCCGCGACATCCAGTTTCGCGAGCCACAGTGGTCGCGTTGCAAGTCGTTTGACGGCTTCACGCCCGTCGGCCCGTTCGTCGTCACGACCGACGAGATTCCAGACCCGCAAACTCTCGCGATTACCTGCGACGTCGACGATCTTCGCGTTCAAGACTCAACCACCGAGTTCATGATTCGCACCGTTGCCCAGCTCATCTCAACGATTTCTGAGGGAGCAACGCTCATGCCCGGAACGCTCATCTCGACGGGTTCGCCAGGCGGTGCGGGCCGTTCACGCAAACCACCGCTCTACTTGAAGCCGGGCATGGACGTCACGGTCACGATCGAAAAGATCGGCGCGCTCACCTCGCATATCGTCGAGTAG
- a CDS encoding M48 family metalloprotease, with translation MYSAIRRNKINSFLIILSFFALVGGLGWLAATIYNDMTIVVFTMVFALGYALIQYFTASKQAVSMAGAVKIEEVDNPRLYRIVENLSIATGTPMPEVYIVHDPAPNAFATGRDPEHAIVAATTGLLEMMNDAELEGVMAHELGHVRNYDIRVSMIVYGLVVAIGMLADVFMRMAFFSRNNNNQNPIVFVFGLIAMLIAPLIAGLVQLAVSRQREYLADATGALTTRHPEALASALHKLSTYGQPLQKQSSSMAHLWIANPLKPSTMQSLFQTHPPIEKRIMRLLDMGGKM, from the coding sequence ATGTATTCGGCGATTCGTCGCAACAAGATCAACTCCTTTCTCATCATTCTGAGCTTTTTCGCGCTCGTCGGTGGGTTGGGGTGGCTTGCCGCAACGATCTACAACGACATGACCATCGTGGTGTTTACCATGGTGTTTGCGCTTGGGTATGCCCTCATTCAGTACTTCACCGCTTCCAAGCAGGCCGTCTCGATGGCGGGGGCCGTGAAAATCGAAGAAGTCGATAACCCAAGGCTGTACCGCATCGTCGAAAACCTTTCGATCGCGACGGGCACCCCGATGCCCGAGGTCTACATCGTTCACGACCCCGCTCCCAACGCCTTCGCGACCGGGCGCGACCCCGAGCACGCGATCGTCGCGGCGACCACGGGATTGCTCGAAATGATGAACGACGCAGAGCTTGAGGGAGTCATGGCGCACGAACTCGGTCACGTGCGCAACTACGACATTCGCGTCTCGATGATCGTGTACGGGCTCGTTGTCGCGATTGGCATGCTCGCCGACGTGTTCATGCGCATGGCGTTTTTCTCACGCAATAACAACAACCAGAACCCCATTGTGTTCGTGTTTGGGCTCATCGCGATGCTTATCGCACCCCTCATCGCGGGGCTCGTGCAGCTCGCCGTCTCGCGCCAGCGCGAGTACCTCGCCGATGCGACCGGCGCGCTCACGACGAGACACCCAGAGGCGCTCGCGAGTGCCCTGCACAAGCTCTCGACATACGGGCAACCGCTGCAAAAACAGAGTTCGAGCATGGCACATTTGTGGATCGCGAACCCGCTCAAACCAAGCACGATGCAGTCGCTGTTTCAGACCCACCCGCCCATCGAAAAGCGCATCATGAGGCTTCTCGACATGGGCGGCAAAATGTAA
- a CDS encoding DUF917 domain-containing protein: protein MISETPSIVAAWEAGAQLVASGGGGQTWASRLLAEQLLDPSSTLKPISPDDLAAEATCTAVGLIGSVEAFQEKPSGGWLLRKAVEALDRYTRKTTEAVATYEAAGANAMLGIACATSTGLPLLDADLMGRAFHSMAQTSFTAHDRDCLPAVVVGSTGMVTLFDGLDNADFEATIRPILQQFGGWGAFAGYQHPAWVYRDSALTGAYTRLERLGSAYLSARRSFARLSTALTSLAPSHGLRYLGGGYVTECDWSVTPLRTTFAPEGRIAIAIQENSTFAPRAERLRIDARHEFLLCSADGTVLAQSPDSISVLHSRTGLPLQTTEVRPGMRVDVIAVEAPEKWKSNAGLTLSGPAYHGLRLPDDHERVSLWA from the coding sequence ATGATTTCTGAAACACCCAGCATCGTCGCTGCGTGGGAGGCAGGCGCGCAGCTTGTCGCTTCAGGTGGCGGTGGTCAAACGTGGGCAAGCCGTCTGCTTGCCGAACAACTCCTTGATCCGTCTTCTACACTCAAACCGATCTCGCCAGATGATCTCGCAGCCGAGGCTACTTGCACTGCTGTGGGGCTCATCGGTTCGGTAGAGGCGTTTCAAGAAAAGCCTTCAGGCGGGTGGCTGCTACGTAAAGCCGTTGAGGCTCTCGACCGATACACGCGTAAAACAACCGAAGCAGTCGCGACCTACGAGGCCGCAGGGGCAAACGCAATGCTTGGCATTGCGTGCGCAACCTCGACCGGTTTACCCCTCCTCGATGCAGATCTCATGGGACGAGCTTTCCATTCGATGGCCCAGACAAGCTTCACGGCGCACGACCGTGACTGCTTACCCGCGGTTGTGGTTGGAAGCACTGGCATGGTCACCCTCTTTGACGGCCTCGATAACGCCGACTTTGAAGCGACGATACGTCCTATCCTGCAACAGTTCGGAGGTTGGGGAGCCTTTGCGGGCTACCAGCACCCAGCATGGGTGTACCGTGATTCAGCCCTCACCGGTGCGTACACGCGCCTCGAGCGCCTCGGTTCTGCCTACCTCTCTGCCCGTCGTTCCTTCGCACGACTGTCAACCGCGCTTACCTCACTCGCCCCGTCACACGGGCTCAGGTACCTCGGGGGCGGCTACGTCACCGAGTGCGATTGGTCAGTTACTCCCCTCCGTACGACGTTCGCTCCCGAGGGGCGTATCGCCATAGCAATCCAAGAAAACTCGACATTCGCACCTCGCGCCGAACGTCTGCGCATTGACGCCAGGCATGAGTTTCTCCTCTGCAGCGCCGATGGAACGGTGCTCGCGCAATCTCCAGACTCCATCTCGGTCTTGCACTCAAGGACCGGTTTACCGCTCCAAACGACCGAGGTCAGGCCTGGTATGCGGGTCGACGTTATCGCAGTTGAGGCTCCAGAAAAGTGGAAAAGCAATGCAGGGCTTACTCTGTCTGGCCCTGCTTACCATGGCCTTCGCCTTCCTGATGACCACGAAAGGGTTTCGTTGTGGGCATAA
- a CDS encoding PucR family transcriptional regulator → MIPKLLRLQANAILIVGTAEVPSSTLALAATNRMSIGLISDGSFAEIIEQSVRYLSLIEATLLDGWPSAEDRAEPQRLVDSAADILHANLEMTFPDGSFYTATRVEQPIAHTSFTDEGFVLTATFEHDLSRELQARCEAVFAVAVLAAIPLGQQRSFESLESQRHKYELLEAFARTDSSAALELLSLQASELGWKVSGWHIVVAGQLNSLERTRKLFATLRSLEVIASDLVTHGDSFLIILTYPSTIKPQLDLSTVVRGELGVSQPMYGPQGLGAAADAAQRHALFAREAGLAVSVQQHSISDPLLSRLFDHPETYELCKRRLAPLLSEGKEELLRTLSVLLDNESNVAASARILHIHRNTVMQRIQSIERALSVSLEKRTDKMMLRCAILGLSFDPNQ, encoded by the coding sequence ATGATTCCAAAGCTCCTCAGGCTCCAGGCAAACGCAATCCTCATCGTAGGTACCGCCGAAGTCCCCAGTTCTACGCTTGCCCTTGCCGCCACGAACCGAATGTCGATTGGCCTCATCAGCGACGGCTCGTTCGCAGAAATCATCGAACAATCGGTGCGGTACCTCAGCCTGATAGAGGCTACGTTGCTTGACGGTTGGCCCAGCGCAGAAGACAGGGCCGAACCACAACGCCTGGTTGACAGCGCAGCCGATATTTTGCATGCAAATCTCGAAATGACGTTTCCTGATGGCTCTTTCTATACCGCGACTCGAGTTGAGCAACCGATAGCTCACACCTCGTTCACCGATGAAGGTTTTGTACTCACCGCAACGTTCGAACACGACCTAAGCCGTGAGCTCCAAGCCCGTTGCGAAGCGGTGTTCGCTGTGGCAGTACTCGCTGCTATTCCTCTCGGGCAACAAAGATCATTTGAGTCTCTCGAGAGCCAGCGACACAAGTACGAATTGCTCGAAGCATTTGCACGAACCGATTCGTCTGCTGCGCTCGAACTCCTATCGCTTCAAGCGAGTGAACTAGGGTGGAAAGTTTCAGGGTGGCACATCGTCGTGGCTGGCCAACTGAATTCGCTCGAACGAACGCGAAAGCTCTTCGCGACGCTCCGAAGTCTAGAGGTCATCGCATCAGATCTTGTCACTCACGGTGACAGCTTTCTCATTATTCTCACCTATCCATCCACCATAAAACCGCAGCTCGATCTCAGCACCGTGGTCCGTGGCGAGCTCGGAGTTTCCCAACCAATGTATGGCCCGCAGGGCCTTGGGGCCGCTGCCGATGCCGCCCAGCGCCACGCGCTCTTTGCCCGCGAGGCTGGGCTCGCCGTCTCGGTGCAGCAACACAGCATCTCTGATCCTTTACTCTCGCGACTATTCGACCACCCAGAAACGTATGAGCTCTGCAAACGAAGGCTCGCTCCGCTTCTCAGCGAGGGAAAAGAGGAGCTGTTACGGACGCTCTCAGTGCTTCTCGATAACGAGTCAAATGTCGCAGCAAGCGCACGCATTCTGCATATCCATCGAAACACGGTCATGCAACGCATTCAATCCATTGAACGAGCGCTCTCGGTCTCGCTCGAAAAACGCACCGACAAGATGATGCTGCGTTGCGCTATTCTCGGGCTCAGTTTCGACCCGAATCAGTAG
- a CDS encoding inositol monophosphatase family protein has translation MTLDPSPALLTSLTVIAEAAAREAAAEIMRLKAEGVGVADTKSSNVDIVTEADRLAEQMIVDAIRRERPNDGVFAEEGHAHESTTGITWVIDPIDGTVNYLYGIGAFCVSIAATVADEYAYEDGRRAVAAVVFNPTTGEMFRASEGGGATLNGQAIGVSKPETLAASLIATGFGYTSERRTMQAAALSALIAHVRDIRRIGSAAYDLCLVAKGSLDGYYEIGIQPWDWAAAALVATEAGALTRGITPQTPAGTTLFIAGAPETVERLQGKLAGHVPTQL, from the coding sequence ATGACCCTTGATCCCTCACCCGCGCTCCTCACTTCCCTCACCGTCATCGCCGAGGCCGCGGCACGCGAAGCCGCCGCCGAGATCATGCGACTCAAAGCTGAGGGGGTGGGCGTGGCCGACACGAAGAGCTCTAACGTCGATATCGTGACCGAGGCCGATCGCTTAGCCGAGCAGATGATCGTCGACGCGATCCGCCGTGAACGGCCAAACGACGGGGTGTTTGCCGAAGAGGGTCACGCGCACGAGTCGACGACCGGCATCACCTGGGTGATCGACCCGATCGACGGCACAGTCAATTATTTGTACGGGATCGGGGCCTTTTGCGTGAGCATCGCGGCAACGGTTGCAGACGAGTACGCCTATGAAGACGGCCGTCGGGCTGTCGCTGCCGTGGTGTTTAACCCGACGACGGGCGAGATGTTTCGTGCGAGCGAGGGCGGTGGGGCAACGCTCAACGGCCAGGCGATCGGTGTTTCGAAGCCCGAGACGCTCGCGGCCTCGCTCATCGCGACCGGCTTTGGCTACACGTCTGAGCGGCGCACGATGCAGGCCGCGGCGCTCAGCGCCCTCATCGCCCACGTGCGCGACATTCGCCGCATCGGCAGCGCCGCCTACGACCTGTGCCTCGTCGCAAAGGGCAGCCTCGACGGCTACTACGAGATCGGTATTCAGCCTTGGGACTGGGCCGCTGCAGCCCTCGTCGCAACCGAGGCCGGCGCCCTCACCCGCGGCATCACCCCTCAGACTCCAGCGGGCACGACGCTCTTCATCGCGGGCGCGCCCGAAACTGTCGAGCGCCTGCAGGGCAAGCTCGCGGGCCACGTGCCAACCCAGCTCTAG
- a CDS encoding FKBP-type peptidyl-prolyl cis-trans isomerase, with protein MTESALTKPEIEFPEGPAPTEIVIEDLVVGTGEEAKASSKVKVHYLGVEYDSGEEFDSSWSRGESIDFPLSALIQGWQVGIPGMKIGGRRKLVVPPAQAYGERGMHPLAGKTLIFVIDLLGVS; from the coding sequence ATGACAGAATCAGCACTCACCAAACCAGAGATCGAATTTCCTGAGGGCCCAGCCCCCACCGAAATCGTGATTGAAGATCTCGTTGTTGGCACGGGCGAAGAAGCCAAGGCCTCATCGAAGGTCAAGGTGCACTACCTCGGCGTTGAGTACGACTCGGGCGAAGAGTTCGACTCGTCGTGGAGCCGTGGCGAGTCAATCGACTTTCCCCTGAGCGCCCTCATTCAGGGCTGGCAGGTGGGCATTCCCGGCATGAAGATCGGTGGCCGCCGCAAGCTCGTGGTCCCCCCGGCGCAGGCATACGGCGAACGCGGTATGCACCCTCTCGCAGGCAAGACGCTCATCTTCGTGATCGACCTGCTCGGCGTCTCATAA